A genome region from Tistrella bauzanensis includes the following:
- the cysS gene encoding cysteine--tRNA ligase — protein sequence MALAVYNTRTRAKEDFEPLDPAHVRIYVCGPTVYDRAHIGNARPVVVFDTLYRLLKASFPRVTYVRNITDVDDKIIQRAHDSGEAIETLTARTAKMFHDDMAALNALPPTIEPRATEHIPQMIDMIRRLMARDHAYEAEGHVLFSVPSMPDYGGLSRRDRDDMVAGARVEVAPYKRDAADFVLWKPSSDDQPGWMSPWGRGRPGWHIECSAMAEAHLGETFDIHGGGQDLIFPHHENEIAQSQCAHDGALFVRYWMHNGFINVDGEKMSKSLGNFFTVRDLLGHVPGEAVRLLMLQTHYRRPLDWSQYGMEHAKLTLDRFYTTLRMVADIEPDGDCRSIPDEVFDALNDDLNTPLALMHLHEWVGQANRSTDRSERAMLKARILGAGHALGLLRHEPEDWFHGGNTGDGASEIDAAEIERLIADRINARRNRDFKAADQIRDDLKARGVVLEDGPDGTRWKRG from the coding sequence ATGGCGCTTGCCGTCTACAACACCCGCACCCGTGCCAAGGAAGATTTCGAGCCGCTGGACCCCGCCCATGTGCGGATCTATGTCTGCGGCCCCACGGTCTATGACCGGGCGCATATCGGCAACGCCCGCCCGGTGGTGGTGTTCGACACCCTGTACCGGCTGCTGAAGGCGAGCTTCCCGCGCGTCACCTATGTCCGCAACATCACCGATGTCGACGACAAGATCATCCAGCGCGCCCATGACAGCGGCGAGGCGATCGAGACGCTGACCGCGCGGACGGCGAAGATGTTTCACGATGACATGGCGGCCCTGAACGCGCTGCCGCCCACCATCGAGCCGCGCGCGACCGAGCATATCCCGCAGATGATCGACATGATCCGCCGGCTGATGGCCAGGGATCATGCCTATGAGGCTGAGGGCCATGTGCTGTTCAGCGTGCCCTCCATGCCCGATTACGGCGGATTGTCGCGGCGCGACCGCGACGACATGGTGGCGGGTGCCCGGGTCGAGGTGGCCCCCTACAAGCGTGATGCCGCCGATTTCGTACTGTGGAAGCCGAGTAGCGATGATCAGCCCGGCTGGATGAGCCCATGGGGCCGTGGCCGTCCGGGCTGGCATATCGAATGCTCGGCGATGGCCGAGGCGCATCTGGGCGAGACCTTCGACATTCATGGCGGTGGTCAGGATCTGATCTTCCCGCATCACGAGAACGAGATCGCCCAGAGCCAGTGCGCTCATGACGGCGCCCTGTTCGTGCGCTACTGGATGCATAACGGCTTCATCAATGTTGATGGCGAGAAGATGTCGAAATCGCTCGGCAACTTCTTCACCGTCCGCGACCTGCTGGGCCATGTGCCGGGCGAGGCGGTGCGCCTGCTGATGCTGCAGACCCATTACCGCCGGCCGCTGGACTGGTCGCAATACGGCATGGAACACGCCAAGCTGACCCTGGACCGGTTCTACACCACTCTGCGGATGGTGGCGGATATCGAGCCGGATGGCGATTGCCGCAGCATCCCCGACGAGGTGTTCGACGCGCTGAACGACGACCTGAACACGCCGCTGGCGCTGATGCATCTGCATGAGTGGGTGGGGCAGGCCAATCGCAGCACCGACCGGTCGGAACGCGCGATGCTGAAGGCCCGCATCCTGGGCGCCGGCCACGCGCTGGGCCTGCTGCGCCACGAGCCCGAAGACTGGTTCCACGGCGGCAATACCGGCGACGGCGCGAGCGAGATCGACGCGGCCGAGATCGAGCGGCTGATTGCCGACCGCATCAACGCCCGCCGCAACCGCGACTTCAAGGCGGCCGACCAGATCCGAGACGATCTGAAGGCGCGCGGTGTTGTGCTGGAGGATGGGCCGGACGGCACCCGCTGGAAGCGTGGCTGA
- the gltX gene encoding glutamate--tRNA ligase has translation MTVKTRFAPSPTGRLHVGNARTALVNWLYARQSGGLMQLRIDDTDRDRSLDVHVEGILADLDWLGLAADECFRQTDRADRHAAAFDGLVASGRLYPCYETPEELGIRRKAQLAAGRPPVYDRAALRLTDADRQTLEADGRRPHWRFRLDDRETAWDDMIRGRIEVHAGSLSDPVLIRADGAPTYTLATVVDDAETGVTHVIRGEDHITNTAAQIQLFHAFGADEPRFGHLAWLLDPAGAGLSKRIGSMAVGDLRDDGIEPMAVAAFLTRLGTSDAVEPAPDLAALVASFDITRFGRAAARFDPAELLLLNARQLRLADAAAAAPRLAAIGVPDAMAPAFWDAVSGNLERFGDAAIWWRVVAGPVDPVILDDDTSRAVLAAARDTLPDEPWDEASWGLWTKAVQIRAGVKGKALFRPLRLALTASEHGPELKKLLPMIGRARVLARLCGEAA, from the coding sequence ATGACCGTCAAGACCCGCTTCGCGCCGTCACCCACCGGCCGGCTCCATGTCGGAAATGCGCGCACGGCATTGGTCAACTGGCTGTATGCGCGCCAGTCCGGCGGCCTGATGCAACTCAGGATCGATGATACCGATCGCGATCGCAGCCTGGATGTCCATGTCGAGGGTATTCTGGCCGATCTGGACTGGCTGGGGCTTGCGGCGGATGAGTGCTTCCGTCAGACCGACCGGGCCGATCGCCATGCGGCGGCCTTTGATGGTCTGGTCGCGAGCGGCCGGCTCTATCCCTGTTACGAGACGCCCGAGGAGTTGGGCATCCGCCGCAAGGCCCAGCTCGCCGCCGGCAGGCCGCCGGTCTATGACCGCGCGGCCCTGCGGCTGACCGATGCGGATCGGCAGACGCTGGAAGCGGACGGCCGGCGCCCGCATTGGCGCTTCCGGCTGGATGATCGCGAAACCGCCTGGGACGACATGATCCGGGGCCGGATCGAGGTTCATGCGGGTTCGCTGTCCGATCCGGTGCTGATCCGCGCCGATGGCGCCCCCACCTATACGCTGGCCACCGTGGTCGATGATGCCGAGACCGGTGTCACGCATGTCATCCGGGGCGAGGACCACATCACCAATACGGCCGCGCAGATCCAGCTTTTCCATGCGTTTGGCGCCGATGAACCGCGCTTCGGGCATCTGGCGTGGCTGCTCGATCCGGCGGGGGCGGGGCTGTCGAAGCGGATCGGGTCGATGGCGGTCGGCGATCTGCGCGATGACGGCATCGAGCCGATGGCGGTTGCGGCGTTTCTGACCCGGCTCGGCACCTCGGATGCGGTGGAGCCGGCCCCGGATCTGGCGGCGCTGGTGGCAAGCTTCGACATCACCCGCTTCGGCCGGGCCGCGGCGCGGTTCGACCCGGCGGAACTGCTGCTGCTGAACGCACGCCAGCTACGGTTGGCCGATGCCGCTGCCGCAGCCCCCCGCCTTGCCGCGATCGGCGTGCCGGACGCCATGGCACCGGCGTTCTGGGATGCGGTTTCGGGCAATCTGGAACGGTTCGGCGATGCCGCCATCTGGTGGCGGGTGGTCGCGGGACCGGTGGATCCGGTGATCCTGGACGACGACACCAGCCGCGCGGTGCTGGCCGCCGCCCGCGACACCCTGCCCGACGAGCCTTGGGACGAGGCCAGCTGGGGCCTGTGGACCAAGGCGGTGCAGATCCGCGCCGGTGTGAAGGGCAAGGCGCTTTTCCGCCCGCTCAGACTTGCTCTGACCGCCTCGGAGCATGGACCGGAACTGAAAAAGCTGCTACCGATGATCGGCCGCGCCCGTGTGCTGGCGCGGCTGTGCGGCGAGGCTGCCTGA
- a CDS encoding NAD+ synthase: protein MTQLLTLALAQINPVVGDVDGNAERLLEARRVAAEQGADICVAGELALVGYPPEDLVRKPAFMRAVRQNLDRLAAVTTDGGPAMVVGAPLADDDGRLYNAAFVLDDGRITGVVRKHALPNYGVFDEVRVFDLAPPAGPVMIRGWRVGLMVCEDMWRADSAECLAESGAEFLLVINGSPYEVDKRDQRLAHAVARIHETGLPLAYVNLVGGQDELVFDGASFMLDRDGSLKVQAPAWVSGSILARIRRSEAGEVCAEAGEISPEPEVLEAIYAAMTLGLADYVNKNGFPGVVLGLSGGIDSALSLAVAVDALGPDRVRTVMMPSRYTSRDSLDDAAECARLTGVRLDEIPIEPAVQAFSTMLAPVFGDRGPDVTEENIQSRIRGVTLMALSNKFGDMVLTTGNKSEMSVGYATLYGDMCGGYSVLKDVYKLTVFELSRWRNGNRPEGALGPDGPVMPERVISKPPSAELREDQKDEDSLPPYERLDAILEGLVEKELPHRVLVEQGFDRDEVDRIARLLYVAEYKRRQAPPGVKITPRAFGRDRRYPITNQFRDRA from the coding sequence ATGACCCAGCTTCTGACCCTGGCCCTGGCCCAGATCAACCCCGTGGTCGGCGATGTCGACGGCAATGCCGAGCGCTTGCTGGAGGCACGCCGCGTTGCTGCGGAACAGGGCGCCGATATCTGTGTGGCCGGGGAACTGGCCCTGGTCGGCTATCCGCCGGAAGACCTGGTGCGCAAGCCCGCCTTCATGCGGGCCGTGCGCCAGAACCTGGACCGGCTGGCGGCCGTCACCACCGATGGCGGGCCGGCGATGGTGGTGGGTGCGCCGCTGGCCGATGACGACGGCCGACTGTACAACGCGGCCTTCGTGCTGGACGATGGTCGGATCACCGGGGTGGTGCGCAAGCATGCGCTGCCCAATTACGGCGTGTTCGATGAAGTCCGGGTGTTCGATCTGGCGCCGCCGGCCGGCCCGGTGATGATCCGCGGCTGGCGGGTCGGGCTGATGGTCTGCGAGGATATGTGGCGCGCCGACAGCGCCGAATGCCTGGCGGAAAGCGGCGCCGAATTCCTGCTGGTGATCAATGGCAGCCCGTATGAGGTGGACAAGCGCGACCAGCGCCTGGCGCACGCGGTGGCCCGCATTCACGAGACCGGCCTGCCGCTGGCCTATGTCAATCTGGTCGGCGGTCAGGACGAACTGGTGTTCGACGGCGCGTCCTTCATGCTCGATCGCGACGGGTCGCTGAAGGTACAGGCGCCGGCCTGGGTGAGCGGGTCGATTCTGGCCCGTATCCGGCGGTCGGAAGCCGGCGAGGTCTGTGCCGAGGCCGGCGAGATTTCGCCCGAGCCCGAGGTGCTGGAGGCGATCTATGCCGCCATGACCCTGGGGCTGGCCGATTACGTCAACAAGAACGGCTTTCCGGGCGTGGTTCTGGGCCTGTCGGGCGGGATCGACAGCGCCTTGTCGCTGGCGGTGGCGGTCGACGCGCTGGGGCCGGACCGGGTGCGGACGGTGATGATGCCGTCGCGCTATACCAGCCGTGACAGCCTGGACGATGCGGCCGAATGCGCGCGCCTGACCGGCGTCCGCCTGGATGAAATTCCGATCGAGCCGGCGGTGCAGGCGTTTTCGACCATGCTGGCGCCGGTGTTCGGCGACCGTGGCCCCGATGTGACGGAAGAGAACATCCAGTCGCGCATCCGCGGCGTGACCTTGATGGCGCTGAGCAACAAATTCGGCGACATGGTGCTGACCACCGGCAACAAATCCGAGATGTCGGTCGGCTATGCGACGCTGTATGGCGATATGTGCGGCGGCTATTCGGTGCTGAAGGATGTGTACAAGCTGACGGTGTTCGAGCTGTCGCGCTGGCGCAACGGCAACCGGCCCGAGGGCGCGCTCGGCCCCGACGGGCCGGTGATGCCGGAGCGCGTGATCAGCAAGCCGCCATCGGCCGAACTTCGCGAGGACCAGAAGGACGAGGACAGCCTGCCGCCCTATGAGCGCCTGGACGCGATCCTTGAAGGGCTGGTCGAAAAGGAACTGCCGCACCGGGTGCTGGTCGAGCAGGGCTTCGACCGCGACGAGGTCGACCGGATCGCGCGGTTGCTGTATGTGGCGGAATATAAGCGGCGTCAGGCACCTCCGGGCGTGAAGATCACGCCGCGTGCCTTCGGACGCGACCGGCGCTATCCGATCACCAATCAATTCCGCGACCGCGCCTGA
- a CDS encoding nicotinate phosphoribosyltransferase — translation MPASNDFVAAYTDVYFKRTRRIVERFGDRSVTYAVFMRRPVLATLKLAIDWIEAMARLRGVEINIEPCHEEGSWVGAGEPLMYLTGPMSALVELETVYLQRIGAPCVAAYYAWSMAVALPKAAFLAMDARHCAGAEMAEMMAYAASVGSIAAQAEGAVGFVGNATDATAVHFGNAHGFGTMPHALIGYAGSTLRAAEMFVDTFPGDALTVLVDYYGAEITDALTVCRRFPEMAAAGKLSVRLDTHGGRFLEGLDPALSYEALERNRPDAIRRYRSETELKWLLGPGVSAAAIFQMRNALDDAGFDKVRIVASSGFGPEKCRVMGSVEAPIDVVGTGSFLPEKWSETYATADIVSYDGRESVKVGREFLLPSRRPRR, via the coding sequence ATGCCCGCGAGCAACGACTTCGTCGCCGCCTATACCGATGTCTATTTCAAGCGGACGCGTCGGATCGTCGAACGCTTCGGCGACCGCAGCGTGACCTATGCCGTGTTCATGCGCCGCCCGGTGCTGGCGACGCTGAAGCTTGCCATCGACTGGATCGAGGCGATGGCGCGGCTGCGCGGGGTGGAGATCAATATCGAGCCATGCCACGAAGAAGGCTCGTGGGTCGGCGCGGGCGAGCCGCTGATGTATCTGACCGGGCCGATGTCGGCGCTGGTGGAACTGGAGACGGTGTATCTTCAGCGGATCGGCGCACCTTGCGTTGCCGCCTATTACGCCTGGAGCATGGCGGTGGCACTGCCCAAGGCCGCGTTCCTGGCCATGGATGCCCGCCATTGCGCCGGTGCCGAGATGGCCGAAATGATGGCCTATGCGGCCAGTGTCGGGTCGATCGCCGCCCAGGCCGAGGGGGCCGTGGGCTTCGTCGGCAACGCGACCGACGCAACCGCGGTGCATTTCGGCAATGCCCATGGCTTCGGCACCATGCCCCATGCCCTGATCGGCTATGCCGGATCGACGCTGCGGGCGGCCGAGATGTTCGTCGACACCTTCCCCGGCGATGCGCTGACCGTGCTGGTCGATTATTACGGCGCGGAAATCACCGATGCGCTGACCGTCTGCCGGCGTTTCCCCGAGATGGCGGCAGCGGGCAAGCTGTCGGTGCGCCTGGACACGCATGGCGGCCGCTTCCTTGAAGGCCTCGATCCGGCGCTGTCTTATGAAGCGCTGGAGCGTAACCGCCCGGATGCGATCCGCCGCTATCGCAGCGAGACCGAGTTGAAATGGTTGCTGGGGCCGGGGGTTTCGGCGGCGGCGATCTTCCAGATGCGGAACGCTTTGGACGACGCCGGGTTCGACAAGGTGCGGATCGTGGCCTCAAGCGGCTTCGGTCCCGAGAAATGCCGGGTGATGGGCAGCGTCGAGGCTCCGATCGACGTGGTCGGCACCGGGTCGTTCCTGCCTGAGAAGTGGAGCGAAACCTATGCCACTGCCGATATCGTGTCCTATGACGGGCGCGAGAGCGTGAAGGTCGGCCGCGAATTCCTGCTGCCCTCGCGTCGCCCGCGCCGGTGA
- a CDS encoding class II 3-deoxy-7-phosphoheptulonate synthase yields MPANWTPQSWRALPIRQQPTYDDPAHLARVEAELAGYPPLVFAGEARRLKAQLAGVAEGRAFLLQGGDCAESFAEFSPNNIRDTFRVLLQMAVVLTYGAGMPVVKVGRMAGQFAKPRSDDMEVRDGVSLPSYRGDMVNGIEFDEAARRPDPDRLVKVYNQSAATLNLLRAFAQGGFADLHLVHKWNLAFVGGSEQAERYRATAERISDALDFMAACGVNSETAPQLRQTDFFTSHEALLLGYEQALTRVDSTSGDWYGCAAHMLWIGDRTRQLDGAHVQFLAGISNPIGVKAGPSMDPDELLRLIDVLNPENEPGRLTVIVRMGADKVGDKLPALVRKVEGEGRKVVWSCDPMHGNTMKTETGYKTRSVDRVLSEVRSFFAVHQAEGSHAGGVHFEMTGQDVTECVGGLRALDQYGLADRYHTHCDPRLNAEQSLELAFQIADALRRERLGLPQAAVAAAGGVR; encoded by the coding sequence ATGCCTGCCAACTGGACCCCGCAAAGCTGGCGCGCGCTGCCGATCAGGCAGCAGCCCACCTATGACGATCCGGCGCATCTTGCCCGCGTCGAGGCCGAGCTTGCAGGCTATCCGCCGCTGGTCTTCGCCGGGGAAGCCCGGCGGCTGAAGGCGCAGCTGGCCGGTGTTGCCGAGGGCCGCGCCTTTCTGCTGCAGGGCGGCGACTGCGCCGAAAGCTTCGCCGAATTCAGCCCCAACAATATCCGCGACACCTTCCGGGTGCTGTTGCAGATGGCGGTGGTGCTGACCTATGGCGCCGGCATGCCGGTGGTGAAGGTGGGCCGGATGGCGGGGCAGTTCGCCAAGCCGCGCTCCGACGACATGGAAGTGCGCGATGGCGTGTCGCTGCCGTCCTATCGCGGCGACATGGTCAATGGCATCGAGTTCGACGAGGCCGCCCGCCGGCCGGACCCGGACCGGCTGGTGAAGGTCTATAACCAGTCGGCGGCGACATTGAACCTGCTCAGGGCCTTTGCCCAGGGCGGTTTCGCCGATCTGCACCTGGTGCACAAGTGGAACCTGGCCTTTGTCGGCGGATCGGAACAGGCCGAACGCTATCGGGCGACCGCCGAGCGGATTTCCGATGCGCTCGATTTCATGGCGGCATGCGGGGTCAATTCCGAGACCGCGCCGCAACTGCGCCAGACCGATTTCTTCACCAGCCACGAAGCCCTGCTGCTGGGTTATGAACAGGCGCTGACCCGCGTCGACAGCACGTCTGGCGACTGGTATGGCTGTGCCGCCCATATGCTGTGGATCGGCGACCGCACCCGGCAGCTCGACGGGGCGCATGTCCAGTTCCTGGCCGGGATCAGCAATCCGATCGGCGTGAAGGCCGGGCCGTCGATGGACCCGGACGAATTGCTGCGGCTGATCGACGTGCTGAACCCGGAAAACGAGCCCGGGCGCCTGACCGTGATCGTGCGCATGGGCGCCGACAAGGTTGGCGACAAGCTGCCGGCGCTGGTGCGCAAGGTGGAGGGGGAGGGCCGCAAGGTTGTGTGGTCCTGCGATCCGATGCATGGCAACACCATGAAGACCGAAACCGGTTACAAGACCCGGTCGGTCGACCGGGTGCTGTCGGAAGTCCGCAGCTTCTTCGCCGTTCATCAGGCCGAGGGCAGCCATGCCGGCGGCGTGCATTTCGAGATGACCGGTCAGGACGTCACGGAATGCGTCGGTGGCCTGCGCGCGCTGGACCAGTATGGTCTGGCCGATCGCTATCACACCCATTGTGATCCTCGCCTGAATGCCGAGCAAAGCCTGGAGCTGGCTTTCCAGATCGCCGATGCCTTGCGTCGCGAACGTCTGGGGCTGCCGCAGGCGGCCGTCGCCGCTGCCGGTGGCGTCCGGTGA